AAATAGGCGCTTTTTCTCTCTGCAAAAATAAAGTCCAAGatcttagatttctttttcttttattttacaatttataaaacATCAGCCATCTCCCTCTGCTCGCCCCCAGCTCAGCCCCGAGTGGCCGGGCGCCCGTTCGTTCCCTCCGCTCGCCCCTTGGCCGAGTCTTTGTCTGGCCCCAGCCCCGCGGGGCCCCGGGTCCCCGTGCCCTCGGGGGTCCCTAGAAGGCGACAATGGCTCGAGTCCAGGCGCCGAGGCTGGCGAGCGCCTGCTTGGCGCACAGCTGCCCGTTGAGCGGCGGCGGCTGCTCAGAGGAGTCCGGCTGTCGGCTCACTAGCCCGGAGAAGCCCGAGCCAAAGATGGAGATCAAGTTTGAGATGTTGGACGCGTCCGGGGACGAGTCCGGGCAGAAGTCCTCGAAGCGGGCGCGCTTGCAGGGGGCGAACGGGACGCCCCCGGGGGGCTCGGCCCCCAGGTCGCCCGCGTCCTCGTCGtcgtcgtcctcctcctcctggcctggGTAATACTTGCGCTTGCAGCCGGCGGCGGACGCCAGGCCGGGTCCCGGGGCGCCCTGGCCACAGCAGGGGCAGTGGGCGGAGGCGCAGCAGTCCTGGTGCAAGTAGCCGTTCTCTACCGTGGTCACCACGTGAGTGTCCAGGTCCAGCACGGTGGTCTGGCTGCTGCAGTGCACGCCGAAGTCCGAGGGGGCCGGGTACGCGCCCCGGTAGAAGCCGGGGGAGGAGGCGGGGGCCGGGGAGGCGGGCGGGGAGGCGGCGGTAGCCGCCTGAGGGGCGGCCCCTGGGGGCGCGGAGGGCGCGGAGCAGGCGGCCGAGGCGCGAGGGTCCCGCGGGCAGAGCGCggcgggcgcgggcggcggcagcggcgcAGGACCCGGCTGCAGCGGCTCCAAGGGCTGCCCGCGGTGGGGCGCGCCGTGCGGCGGCTGGAGCGCGGCGCACCCGGGCAGCTCCGAGAGCGCCCCCGCGCCGCCCGCGGGcgccccggccgccgccgccgcgcagcCCCTGGGCGCcgggtgctggtgctggtgcaGCTGCTGCTGGAGGTGCAGCTGGTGGAGCTGGTGGAGCTGGTGCAGCTGGTGCCGGGCGACAGGTTCGCGCGCCTCCGCGTCCCCGCCGCCGCCAAGTTGGAGCGGGCCGAAGTCGGCCGCGCTGGCCGGCATGCCCGGCGCCGCGTACGCgaggtgctggtgctggtggtggggcggctgctgctgttgctgctgctgctggcgccGGTAGAGCTCGGCGTAGCGCTCGCTCAGGTAGAGCTGGCGCGCGTTGCGGAGCACGTAGGACACCAGGAGGTTCTTGTGCAGCTTGATGCCGCCGCGCTGGGTCCGGGAGCTGTGGATCTTGCGCAGGGAGATGCTGATCAGGCTCTGGGCGTCCAGGGCGCACTCCATGCTCCCGCGGAGACGGCGGCGGCGGAGCAGCCGCGACCGCTGCTgctgctaatgctgctgctgtttCGGCCTCCAGCCGGCCTCCGGGACGCGCTGGTCAGGGGAAACGGAGCCCGGGTCAGCGGGTCGGCTGCGCTCCGAGAGGAGCCGCCACCATGCGCTGCGCGCCACCCGCGGGCTCGTGCTCCCCAGACGGCGCCAAAGCAATGGGCCTCGGCCGGCCCCGGCCCCAGCTATTTAGCCGGGCGTCCGGGCCCCGCCCCACACCGGATGAGCCAATAAGAGTGCCCACAACCTCCCGAGTGACAGACGCTACCCGCCCCGGGGCCACTAGACTGGCCAATCAGACCAAGGCGGTTCCTTTGTGCTATTCAAATACCGAACGGACCCCAGGCCTCCAACGCCGCCGCTGCCTCGAATGTTCTCCTGTGGCCGCGGCGCCGCGCGGGACTCAGAGCCACCGAGGCCGCTGTCTGCGACATGGGTCGCCTCGCAGCCGCCACGTTGGAGCCCGCGGCCGCCCTCGGCCTAGTTCCTGGGAGCCGGGGGTCGGCTCACCTGCGTGCTGCTGCTACGGCTCCTCCCCCTTCCGCACGGCTGGGCCTCACCTGCGGCAGGTGAGCGCGGCTCCCACTCCCGGCCAGGCGGCACCTCCTTTCTTACCTACCGCCCCCGGGTGACCCGCGGGACGCAAGGCTTTTGCAAGAGACTTAGTGGGGCCGCCGGCTTGACCTTTGGGGACCCCTCAGGAGAAAGAGATTTCGAGGTACCCTCAGCCGCTGAGTATGTTGGGCCTGACTCCTTGACTTTTTGGCTGAGGAGATTCAGAGAACACTTGGGGAAGGGCCGGCCTCCCCATTTGTCTGACGGGAGAAACCAAAACATGGTGAATTTTGGTCTCCTCTGATAGAGGAGGCTTGGAGGCGTGCCCCTCGCAAACCGCTGAGGTCTAAAGGCGTTCTGAGAGCTGACATCCAGTGTCCTAATCACCGGTTCTGTAACCTTTCCTTGCCTTCCTAACTAATAACAATGACAATAGGGACTGTTATTCAGTGCCTAGGACGGGGCAGGCCCTGCCAGAAGCGCCCTGACTCCCTCTCTGTGACTTCAGGCAGAGCGGGGGCCTGAGTCGCTGAGCAGTGGGGTGACTCGTGGGGGGAATCCCACAGCCCCTAAGGGGCAGGGCTCGGATGTGTACCAAGACTGTGAGCTCCAGACGGGAGGCAAATACCAAGGGCCGAGGAGCTCGCCCACTTAACTTTTGTTGacacttttgttttccttcttgtcCTGAACCATTTAGGGGCCACCTCCTCCCAGCTGGGGCCTGATATGGTGGGCACGCTCTCCAGGGCGCTCTCCACCTGGACTGGGAAGCCTGAAAGGGGGTGACTGCTGCTCAGAGAGGGGGGAGTCCAAGGCGCCTGGGTGGGAGGGTCTCTTTGAAGTGGTCGGGAGGTTTGCCTGAGGGTTGGCCCCTGAAGGAGGAGAGGCTTCACAGAGAGTATGAGGGCTAGGTGGGTCTTGGGGGCggttgggggcggggctggggtgggacGAGGTCCCAGGAGCAAACTTCCTGCTGTTTCCCCCTCTCCTTGGGGTTTCTTCTGAGTTGCCTCTTTCGTTGGGCCTGTTGTCCTCAGCACCTGCTTCATCCCTTGGCAGGAGTAAAGAGACCCAGCCAGCCCATTCTTTACTTTCTAGGTCTCCCCTCAGACTTAAGAATTCTCCAGgtttgggcttccccggtggcgcagtggttgagagtccgcctgccga
This Physeter macrocephalus isolate SW-GA chromosome 13, ASM283717v5, whole genome shotgun sequence DNA region includes the following protein-coding sequences:
- the IER5L gene encoding immediate early response gene 5-like protein, with translation MECALDAQSLISISLRKIHSSRTQRGGIKLHKNLLVSYVLRNARQLYLSERYAELYRRQQQQQQQQPPHHQHQHLAYAAPGMPASAADFGPLQLGGGGDAEAREPVARHQLHQLHQLHQLHLQQQLHQHQHPAPRGCAAAAAGAPAGGAGALSELPGCAALQPPHGAPHRGQPLEPLQPGPAPLPPPAPAALCPRDPRASAACSAPSAPPGAAPQAATAASPPASPAPASSPGFYRGAYPAPSDFGVHCSSQTTVLDLDTHVVTTVENGYLHQDCCASAHCPCCGQGAPGPGLASAAGCKRKYYPGQEEEDDDDEDAGDLGAEPPGGVPFAPCKRARFEDFCPDSSPDASNISNLISIFGSGFSGLVSRQPDSSEQPPPLNGQLCAKQALASLGAWTRAIVAF